AGCCGTTCGGTCTCGTGTCTCTTAAAATGGCGGACGACTCCGCGGGCTGGTCATCGACAATGGCCGGGTCCATTTCTAGTATCATACGAAGATCTTCGTCGATCCCAAGGTGCACCCTGAccacttttttctcgtcgctcCGACCGAACCCCTCGGCGTCTTggcgtcggatcgaaaaatcgttcgaatccgAACGGGCGTAACGGTTTCGTTCGATGTGATTCTCTCGGCTGTATTGGGACGCCAGATTCTCCGCGGGGCACGAACCGCCACCGCCCGGAGGTGGCGCGCCGGTGAAAAAATCCCCGGAAGTTGCGATCCCGGCTTGcttgtcgaaaaaatttttgtcgttcATTCGGTCCAGTCGGGCGACCAGCTCCTCGAATTCACCGATTTGACGTGACGCCTCGTTTTGCATGGCGCGGATACgacggcgattttttttctacttcggaATCGAAGCCTATACGACGCTCGGCTGCTCTCCTCAGCCGCCGTAGAGTTCGGCCGGCTAGCTGGAGGTGATAATATACTTTTGGATTAAAAATAACACCGCGGAAAGACGCGAGGACCGCTCAAGAGACCCGCGGCTACTACGTTCGACCAAAACTTCTGACGCATAGGTATCAACAGTCCAACACCGAATGTGCCAACTACCTACTCCCCGATACATTCGGTTTTCAACACAAAGACCACCTTGAAACTACCAACTTCGTAATCTATAACTAACCACGTGCACGAAGTGATCGTGAAACCGAAACTCCTCGTGCCACTCGACGAATCGGTGGACCGACGGTGCCACCGATCGATTCgctcagtttcttttttttcaccttccttCGGAAATCTGACGATTTCATTTCACCCGCTTCGATCCGGCCAAGCCAATCAAAATCCCGGTAGAGTGGTCTGTATCACCTTTtgatattcgaaatttcagaattttcttcGCGCCAGACTTCGTACCCGTAGCCTGTTACGTGATTGGTCCAGCTGTCCACCAATAGCGATGCTTCGTAGATGAGatgaactttggaaaaaattgttgaacgtTTCAACGCCCCGCACGAAATCTGCacgaaaatggaaattatCGAGTCGGATGTGATGCGGAGGGTAGAGTATATATAACTATGAAATTCCGTAGATTAtcatattattgaaaaatgaatcatcgtACCGACGTCAGTGTTTAGCGCGTAcgaatgactttttttctcttttctctcttttcctctcgttttatcgcggttggaaaaaaaaaaaaaataaaagcctCGCGGAATCTCGACGGTGTCGTAGAATTCTGTTTCCTTTTTAgataaataatacaataatataacTTCGCACAAGTTCTGCAGCACATAATAGGAGAAGCTCTTTGTCTTTTCAAACAGACCTAATAATTGCTCGTTATATACGCGATACGTTATTTCTGTACTTTGCTCTCTCTCGCAAATACCAACTACATGGCGGTGGCTGATTATCCTTTAACGAACGACACGATACGTTATAATCAACTCGACGATGGAATTCCAACGAACTATCCTACGCACAAAAAGAAGCCGCATAGATTATCTCCCATGAAAATCTTCGCACTCCATATTTTCAGTCGTTCAGCCGGCAGTTCttggaacaaaatttcaaacaactgTTTCCCACTCCAATTGAAATCTTGGGCTGATTTTCACTGGATCATTTGAAATGATCGCGACTCGTGACCGCGcggatttaattaattattgaaaagaCAGCGGAGCGGGTTCGTGAGTTCGTCGGTTCGTCAGACTGCGAACCGCGAATTGCGTCACAGACTCCAAGGGACGGTAATATTCCACTGGGTCGACTCGAGCCGTAACGAAAGACTCGTTGACCTGTGGAAAAAGGATGAAGGAAAAGGCAGTTTTGAGATCACCGAGAGAGGAATTTTCTCCCTTCCAGTGACGACTTGTGATCCGatctgaaaatattcacaAACTCGGCAGATGAGAACGGGCATAAGTCTCTATGTACAGCTAAGACTAGAAAGTTGTTTTCAACCTACGTTACCAATCACCGTTATACATACGAACGAGGAACACATGCGGCGAGCGATAGTACGAAATCCCATCCGCAACCACCTGGCAATTATCGTTACGGAtacaatttttccgttcgCCGAAATACGAGAGAGATTATttgctaattgtaagaattattttcaccgaagACATCGTACTACGCTGGCAGGCTGTGCAAACCAATTAGGTCGTACAATTGGACTTCTCGTACACACGCAGATTTAACGTGTTAGCGGCGGCAcgtgattaatttatttcacattttatcGTGATGCGAATTCAAGGACGTACTCTACTCTCGAATGTCCGACGGGCCCGCCTCAATAACCGATGGGCGTTCAGCTTTTCGTCCGTTACTTCATCTTCTACTCTGATTCGACAAATTTGCCACACGTACTGGCAGATGTCACTTTGCCGTTGACGTCTCTCGtttaccagtttttttttggatgGAAACGTGAATCGTTCCGTTCGTGAATTCACATCTTCTGAACGAGAGCAAACTATGCTATAGGTGGCAAATGCCGAAGACTCTCGAGACGCTGCACGGTAGCATCGGTCGCGGTTTCCGATGTCAATGATATGAATTTCACGAGAGGCTGATCGGAGGTAACGCAAAAGTAAACGTGACCGTTCGTGTCGTCGCTACGAAGCGACTGGCACGAAGAGCTTGAGAATCCGATGGTGACGGAAAAATTCGCCTCCGAAAAACTTGTCATGTCGAGAAAATCGAGCGAGATTTTTTCACTGACACGGTGAGTGTGCGAGGGGTACGTATCTTATCGTCCCTTGACTGACGAGTCGTGACAGATGTTATCCTACGTTGTCAAAAGCAAACTAACTGTGAAGTTTTCTttctcatgatttttttcgttccgtgCTCCTCGTTCGCTAgactcttttttgtttcttctacaTTCCGAATCGAAAGTTCATGTCTCAATTCGGTGTATGAATTTAATTACGTCGACGACGGCCGTGATCTACATTCGTGTTCGACTGGCCGGTCCGAAAAGTGAACGATATTTTAGGTTATATCATAAACCTATCGACACAGAGATGGCGGTATTGAGATAACGAGAAAGGAGATGATTGATCGCTTTGTATCTAAaactttcctttctttttttctggtttttttccaactcgatGAATTTCGGTGACGTAAAAACTGAAATGAGGTTCGAGGTGATCATCCAACCCACCTGCCAGTGTCCGGTGCTCGACTTTTCAATTCGTAGTACATAAAATCCTGGGACGTCGAGAGCATGGATAACGCCTGTTCGAAATCATTGTTATATTCTAGCTCGAAATCTTCGTTCCCGAGGGCGGCCAGGTCGAATCCCATGTCGATTCCGGACTCGTCCATCGTAATTGCCGGCGATTAACGATGTTGGCTGACGAACGATTGTTGTAAAATATTATCTAGTTATCTCACGATCAACAGTTCACCACGAGGAGGATGATGATTGTTGCAATAAATGTGCGAGCGGAGATCAACAAATATgcaaaagaaatgaatgaatttttctctttttttttttctttgttaaaTAGAAACTTAGATCGATGGGATGTGAGAAGAAATGCAAGAGATCCGGGAATCCAGTAGTACGATAATTTCACGGGCACAAATCAACATTATAATCGTCTCGTCTACACTCGCGCACATATGTTGTTATCGCGTACACCAGTttagttgaatattttaaCGAACTCTCTACATCGAACCGCACACCGATTTGTCTTTCTCCCCAAAAAACGTGATACAAATACGAACAttaaggagaaaaatttttcgaacgagaaaaaaaaaaaaaaaaattgagaaaagtgAGGAggaaaatcggagaaaaaacgagaacgaaacAGGGCACCGTAATCAGCGATCGAAGTTCAGCCGTTCGGAGACAGTCGACGGATCGAACTTTTGATCAATCTTCACAGAACTTTCCTACGTTAGAGagtgtccgaaaaaaaaaacgccgttCGTCGGTGCGATCGGACGCTCCGTAGTTTCGGAGTATCTCGCGGATCGGACGAATAATTCGATTTGTCGAAGATCGAGCCGATTAGGGGGGACcgaaattgattattattcgGATTATCAAGTTTCGTTTTCAAGTTAAGATCACCGCCGCCTCTCCGTAAAGTTGTGGCCGAACACCGCCGAACGACCGCACACGAACAACCGACCACACGCCGCCGCGAGATGCGCGCCATTACGACAATTCCATTTGCACAACTCCTTCGCTAGCTTAATGTCACGAAGAGATTATGGCCCGGGGTACCGAGGGAGGAGTGGACAGTCGACACGATACTCGTTACTCGACGAAAGCTTACTTGAAGTAACTCTCGTATCGCTTTACCAAGCCGAGAGTTTGAACTTTCGAATCGCGCAGCCGTCTCCATCTAGCGTCGCCGCGCGACACCACGTTATAAATAAACAATTGATCCACGGACGattagttcaatttttttctttttgcggtTCAAATCCTGGCGCCTACGATCGTTTCATTTCGCGGCCAAAAACTGCATCGGAATGAATTCGAACGTCGATCGCATTCTGCGTACTTTGTTTCACAAAGTGGTCTCGTTTTTTTGGCTGttgcatacattttttttttctgtaacgaCGTCGTTTTCCCTGGTCGTACCTGCGGCACGGCGGAAATATCGCAAACTGCaatgtgtggaaaaaaaagtatttgcTGACAAAGTTGAAATGGATGAAATTGGAAACGGCGGTTTAGCGACCGAATCAAGAATGTAACTAAATCACTTACGTTTCTGCCTCGAACATCCTCAgataatattttcgattttcctaTCGAGGTGAAAATAGTGATGGAAGTGTGGCGGTTGAGAATATTCGTAGTTACTTCCATCGGTTTCTGTACCTTTGAATTCGGTACCGGGACTATTTTACCAAAAGAAATATCCGAAAGGCTCGACGATTACTGGCTAAAGTACAAAGTAAGTAGGTCAAATCATTAGcgacgttatacatatgtatacccactCTAGGATAATAGATTACTAATTGAATTAAGTAATTGAAacgtttctagttttttttttttttttttttcattttcattttattactttGGTTTGTTTGAATTGTAAAGAAACAGAAGTCACGCAACGCGATCGTGCTcttcgagaaaaatatttatccatgaaaatttgaacagcCGTTCGATGCTAATTCGCGATCGAATTATGCTAATTGTGAGAACCGTTAATTAGATCGATGACTTagggttgaaaatattgaaaaaaaaattaacgaaatcgttgtaaaatttggttggataaatgaaaaatgatccaCCGACGAACCACGATCTCTTCGTAATGTGACGACAATTTTATGCGAGGCACGTGAAatacggagggaaaaaaaaaagaaaaaaaaagtctcacGCCACGACGATGCTTAAAGGGTAATAAAAAGTTtgcgataagaaaaattaagacctAATAAAAAGGCCGTCCTTATCATTTACATATAAAGTAAAGGGGCGCGAACGGTGACTACAACTGACACCAATATCGGATAAGATTCGCCTACGACTAGGAGTGGATTCTGGATTACATTTGAACTAGTTTCGACTGGGTATAACATAATTCCAGTGCAAAAATTCGCGTGAAATTAGGTAACGCGATACGAGGTTGCGTAATTTCACCAAAACTTCAATGGCGCCTACCTATATTCATGGCCTAATCGATTCGCTCTCGAAttactttattttccctcccccccacaGTCGTCGTACAACAAATCTTATTCCGCTGCAATCGAAGCCGTGCGAAGATTGGCCTGGGAGGAAAATTTGCTGAAAATATACGAGCACAATATCCTAGCCGCCCTCGGACACCACACTTACACCTTGAGGGACAACGATTTTGCCGATCTGAACAACGCCCAGTACATtttgaaaatggtaaaacgAATTGgagaacgatgagaaaaaaaattcaccgaccGTCGATCGTCCAACTTattgatattcgaaaaaaatgatattccaTCAGATAAAGCTGATACACAGCAGGAGACGACGTTTGTCGACGGACGACGAGATCGTAGGTGCGATGCGTAGAAAGCAGGAAGAAATTCCTTCCCATCTCGACTGGAGGGAACGGGGATTCAAAACGTCCCCGGAAAATCAACTGGACTGCGGCAGTTGCTACGCGTATTCCGTAGCCCACAGTATTCAGGGTCAGGTGTTCAAAAAAACGGGAACGCTTACGCCCCTGAGCGCCCAGCAGATCGTGGACTGCAGCGTTTCCATGGGGAATTTGGGGTGCTCCGGCGGCTCCTTGAGAAACACCATGAAATATTTGGAGAAGGCCAAAGGGCTGATGGCCGCACATAAGTATCCGTACACCGCTTCGGTAAGAGAAAGAATTATCAAGAATGATTCggcagttttttttgtttcttttcgtttcgtttttgtcctccccccccccccccagtacGGCCGATAACGCGAGTTCAAAATCTGGCACAAGTTGTAGCATGACCTCTTATCTCGAGTAAAGAGCGATCATCTGATGAGAATTgtagaataaaaggaaaagagaaaaaaaaaaaaaattggcgcacgaagttggaaaaaaaggagaaaaaaagttttcacatTTTATCGAACGTTTTGACCCCCGCTCGGCGGGTGGTGCAAGTCCGAGTGTTTCCTTATTTTCGTCCGCACATGGCCGGACGATCGATGGAATTCGCGTTTGATtgagaattgaattttcaaattttacagcAAGGAAAATGTGTTTTCGATTCGGATGAGAGCGTCGTGAATATTACGGCGTGGGCAATTTTGCCGGCTCGTGACGAAAAGGCGTTGGAATACGCGTTGGCGACCGTAGGTCCCCTGGCGGCATCCGTGAACGCGAGTCCGAAGACTTTTCAACTTTATCAGTGAGCGGAAAATGCAAAAATGTGATCCGGTATTTGATTTTGTCGAAAATTAATgaggttttcaattttaccctTTCAGCGAAGGGGTTTACGACGATCCGGGGTGCAGTTCGGACGTGGTCAACCACGCGATGCTGCTGGTAGGATACACGCCGACCGaatggattttgaaaaactggTGGGGTGAAAACTGGGGGGAAAAGGGCTACATGAGGATGGCCAGGAACAAGAATCGTTGCGGAATAGCGAATTATTCCGCGTACGCCAAAGTCTGATGTAAatgccgaatttttttttttttcagttcatttttttacttatcAAACTCAAGTACTACTCCGATTGGTACAACGTGATTACGTATTTCGCGATTATCGCATCGTTAATCGTCAACCATaacaacgaataaataaataaataaagcgaTATGATCGGCGGAGTATCTGTAATGaaatttctcatttcgttGACGAATGGAATTcgtggttaaaaaaaaataaacaaacaaatcttTGCTTAATTAATGTATTACATAGTATAGTGACAAAATTTCGTACgtccgatgtttttttttttttttttcaatctagataaaaattttcgctgatCAATCCCCCCCGCTTGTTCACGGTATTTCACGATATCTCAACGCGATCAACGACGATTAGGAATTTTTGACCTAAGAATAATCGATATGATCCAAAAAAGATAGATAAGCAAGGAAAAATTGTGCTTATGaaagatgtgaaaaatgaCCTGTTCGTCGACGATGACGAAATTTATGTTTcattatgtaatttgattcgTGACGGTTTCGCTGTGAATGATTCTAATGTATCGTACTCGAAATTCCGTTTACAATTGATACCAAAACATCGAGGTCAGATGTTATCGTGAACGTGAAGTTTAACTTCTCTGTCAAATGGCATAGCCAAGTAAGATGACTGAAACTGACACCAATCAGTCATATCGAATGATGTTTAGTCTATAGagtaataaaatggaaaaatttcgtcaaaaatTTCAGCTTTCTAGCCCAAATACTTTTCGAgcaatggagaaaaaaatcgggttTCCAGTTTTCAGCTTTGCTCAACTCGGATTTATTCGTGACGGATTCTTATTGATCCTTTTTGTTCTTCCGATTGCCAGTCGATGGAACACATCGACCGGATGACTTGTCGAATTTCTCGAGGCCAAACTCGAATTTTGACaaaccaaagaaaattgaacatcCTTGCGACAAAGTGACTTTTTTGGTTATGTTCACAATGCAACATGGTGATGAAAGTAAAGTTTCGAACAAACGATTCGaaacgacgttgaaaatttggttTCCAGGCACATCGACGTACACGTTTCAGCTCTCCAGATgacttggaagaaaaatggtagcgaataaataaacaaaacgtgaaaaaaactaTCCGAGATCTTGGACTACCAATCGCTATGCCCTTCGAACGACCAAATAAACTAGATACACAGTTAAATCGATGTTTGCAAGTTATAAATAGTCGGTGCATCGCGTCGTTTTCCTTATTTTAATTTACGTTTCAAAGCCGTTTCGCATAATTAATCGTAATTCACGCCTTCGGCTGCACCGGCAGCCCCGCCCATACGCGGTATCTTTATGCAGCAGGTTTCAAAGGTCAGCGAAAATACAGGAGAGAGACCGGAACACTGATTGAGATTAAGGAGATAGCGAAGAGGTGAACATCTGCCGACGTATTTCAaagctttttcaaaaaagaaaaaaaaaaaaaaaattccgtcccATCAGCTTCGG
The sequence above is a segment of the Athalia rosae chromosome 5, iyAthRosa1.1, whole genome shotgun sequence genome. Coding sequences within it:
- the LOC105683993 gene encoding procathepsin L isoform X1 → MEVWRLRIFVVTSIGFCTFEFGTGTILPKEISERLDDYWLKYKSSYNKSYSAAIEAVRRLAWEENLLKIYEHNILAALGHHTYTLRDNDFADLNNAQYILKMIKLIHSRRRRLSTDDEIVGAMRRKQEEIPSHLDWRERGFKTSPENQLDCGSCYAYSVAHSIQGQVFKKTGTLTPLSAQQIVDCSVSMGNLGCSGGSLRNTMKYLEKAKGLMAAHKYPYTASQGKCVFDSDESVVNITAWAILPARDEKALEYALATVGPLAASVNASPKTFQLYHEGVYDDPGCSSDVVNHAMLLVGYTPTEWILKNWWGENWGEKGYMRMARNKNRCGIANYSAYAKV
- the LOC105683993 gene encoding procathepsin L isoform X2 codes for the protein MKFGSHADNSSYNKSYSAAIEAVRRLAWEENLLKIYEHNILAALGHHTYTLRDNDFADLNNAQYILKMIKLIHSRRRRLSTDDEIVGAMRRKQEEIPSHLDWRERGFKTSPENQLDCGSCYAYSVAHSIQGQVFKKTGTLTPLSAQQIVDCSVSMGNLGCSGGSLRNTMKYLEKAKGLMAAHKYPYTASQGKCVFDSDESVVNITAWAILPARDEKALEYALATVGPLAASVNASPKTFQLYHEGVYDDPGCSSDVVNHAMLLVGYTPTEWILKNWWGENWGEKGYMRMARNKNRCGIANYSAYAKV